The sequence CTGGGCGCGCCTGAAGGCGCTCAAGGAAGCCATGCCCAACACCCCGCTGCAGATGCTGCTGCGCGGCCAGAACCTGCTCGGCTATCGTCACTACGCCGATGATGTGGTGGAGGCCTTCGTCGAGCGCGCCGCGGCAGGTGGTATCGATATCTTCCGTGTCTTCGATGCCTTGAATGACCTGCGCAACATGGAAACCGCCATGCGCGCGGTCAAGAAGGCCGGCAAGCACGCCCAGGGCACCATCTGCTACACCGTGAGCCCGGTGCATACGCTGGAAATGTACGTCGAGCAGGCGCGCAAGCTGGTCGAGATGGGGGCCGATTCCATCGCCATCAAGGACATGGCCGGCCTGCTGACGCCGTACGCCACCTATGATCTGGTCAGCGCGCTGGTCGAGGCGGTCGAGGTGCCGGTCCACCTGCACAGCCACGCCACGGCGGGCCTGGCGCCGCAATGCCAGCTCAAGGCCGTCGAGGCGGGCTGTCGCCATATCGACACCTGCATCTCGGCCTTCGCCGGCGGCACCAGCCATCCGGCCACCGAATCCTTCGTGGCCTCGCTGCGCGGCACCCAGTGGGATACCGGCCTTGAGCTGGAGTCGCTGCGTGAGATCGGCGATTACTTCCAGGAAGTGCGCAGCAAGTATGCGGCCTTCGAGAGCGAATTCACCCGCGAGGATGTTTCGGTCCAGATCAGTCAGATCCCCGGCGGCATGATGTCCAACCTGGCCAGCCAGCTGAAGGAGCAGAATGCCCTGGAGCGCATCCGCGAGGTGTTCGATGAGATTCCGCGTGTGCGTGCCGATCTCGGCTATCCCCCGCTGGTCACCCCGACTTCGCAGATCGTCGGCACCCAGGCGGTACTCAACGTGCTGACCGGCGAGCGCTACAAGAGCATCACCAACGAGGTGAAGCGCTATCTGCAGGGCGGTTACGGTCAGGCGCCGGCACAGGTCAATGAAGAGGTCCGCTCGCGTGCCATCGGTAACGCGCCTGTGGAAGTCGGGCGCCCAGCCGATCTGCTCGCGCCGGAGATGACGCGCCTCACCGAGGAGCTGGGCGAGCTGGCCGAGTCCCCCGAGGACGTGCTGACCTTCGCCATGTTCCCGGAGCTGGGACGTGACTTCCTCAACGAACGCCGCGCCGGCACGCTCACACCGGAAATCATCCCCCAAGGCGAGGCGGAACGCCCGGTGACCTCTGGCGTGCCGACCGAGTTCGTCATCGACGTGCACGGCGAGTCCTACGCGGTGCAGATCACCGGCGTCGGCGGTGCCAAGGGCAGCAAGCGTCACGTCTACCTGACCCTGGACGGCATGCCGGAAGAGGTGGTGTTCGAGGCCAAGGACGATTACGTGGCGGGCGGCCAGAATGGCGGACGTGCCAGCGCCTCGGCGCCGGGCCATGTCACCACCGCGATGCCGGGCAACATCGTCGAGGTGCTGGTTGCGGTCGGTGACAGCGTCACCGCGGGCCAGTCAGTGTTGATCAGTGAAGCGATGAAGATGGAGACCGAGATCGCCGCGCGTGTCGACGGTACCGTCAAGGCCATTCATGTCGCGCGTGGCGATCGCGTCACGCCGGGCGAAGTGCTGATCGAGATCTCATGAGGCCAGCGGTGGCGAGGTTGTAAAAACCGGCCGCCGTCACCATCTGCTAGGCATGAAATCACCAGGGGCGGCAGGGTATCTTCGATGTCTCGCCGCCCCTTCCTTGAAAGGGACTGACATGACAGCACATTTCGAACAGGCACCCGGCCTGAGTGAACAGATCGACCCGGCGACCCGTGGCTACGTCTTCAACCAGACCATGCTGCGCATCAAGGACCCCGAGCGCAGCCTTGATTTCTACACCCGCGTGATGGGCATGCGTCTGGTGCGCAAGCTCGACTTCCCGGAAATGCAGTTCAGTCTTTATTTCCTCGCCTATCTGGATGATGACCAGGCCAGTCAGGTGCCTGGTGATGATCTCAAGCGCACCACCTACACCTTCGGGCGTGAGGCGATGCTTGAACTGACCCATAACTGGGGCACCGAGAATGACCCGGACTTCGCCTATCATGACGGCAACGCCCAGCCGCAGGGCTTCGGTCATATCGGAGTGAGTGTGCCAGATGTCTACGCGGCCGCCGAACGCTTCGAGTCACTGGGCGTCGAGTTCGTCAAGCGTCCTGATGATGGCAAGATGAAGGGACTGGCCTTCGTGAAGGACCCCGATGGCTACTGGATCGAGATCCTGCGCGCCGATACCTTCGAGCGTCAGGCCAACGGCGAAGCCTGAGACAGGCGGCCGCTGTAAAGAACCGCCACCACCGGCATGCCCGGGGTGGCGGTTTTTCGTTCATCCGAAACTCCGCGTTGCA comes from bacterium Scap17 and encodes:
- the oadA gene encoding oxaloacetate decarboxylase subunit alpha gives rise to the protein MTAATPNTNTVDHADRVKVTEVVLRDGHQSLIATRMRTEDMLPIAARLDQAGFYSLEVWGGATFDACVRFLKEDPWARLKALKEAMPNTPLQMLLRGQNLLGYRHYADDVVEAFVERAAAGGIDIFRVFDALNDLRNMETAMRAVKKAGKHAQGTICYTVSPVHTLEMYVEQARKLVEMGADSIAIKDMAGLLTPYATYDLVSALVEAVEVPVHLHSHATAGLAPQCQLKAVEAGCRHIDTCISAFAGGTSHPATESFVASLRGTQWDTGLELESLREIGDYFQEVRSKYAAFESEFTREDVSVQISQIPGGMMSNLASQLKEQNALERIREVFDEIPRVRADLGYPPLVTPTSQIVGTQAVLNVLTGERYKSITNEVKRYLQGGYGQAPAQVNEEVRSRAIGNAPVEVGRPADLLAPEMTRLTEELGELAESPEDVLTFAMFPELGRDFLNERRAGTLTPEIIPQGEAERPVTSGVPTEFVIDVHGESYAVQITGVGGAKGSKRHVYLTLDGMPEEVVFEAKDDYVAGGQNGGRASASAPGHVTTAMPGNIVEVLVAVGDSVTAGQSVLISEAMKMETEIAARVDGTVKAIHVARGDRVTPGEVLIEIS
- the gloA gene encoding lactoylglutathione lyase, giving the protein MTAHFEQAPGLSEQIDPATRGYVFNQTMLRIKDPERSLDFYTRVMGMRLVRKLDFPEMQFSLYFLAYLDDDQASQVPGDDLKRTTYTFGREAMLELTHNWGTENDPDFAYHDGNAQPQGFGHIGVSVPDVYAAAERFESLGVEFVKRPDDGKMKGLAFVKDPDGYWIEILRADTFERQANGEA